The segment CAATTTTCGGCTTGGTGACAAAATCGATTGCGCCATATTCCAATGCTTGCAAAGTAACATCCGCACCCTGCTCCGTCAGAGAAGAAACCATAATGACCGGCATCGGTCTCAGGCGCATAATATTGCTAAGAAAGGTAACGCCATCCATCTTTGGCATTTCCACATCTAGTGTTAACACGTCAGGATTTAACTTTTTAATTTTGTCTCGCGCAATAAAAGGGTCCGACGCGGAACCAACCACTTCTATACCCGGGTCGCCTTCTAGCATCTCGGTCAGCATTTGTCTGACCAATGCTGAATCGTCGACAATTAGAACTTTTACCTTGCTCATAAACCCTCAGTACGAAATCATCAGAACAGTTCAATATCACCCTGTACAGGTTTCTTGTTGATATCCTGCATATAATCGCGTTCGCGTGAAACAACGGAGTCGTTGTGCATGGAACGCAAGCGCTTAATATGTGCTTTACCCGTCGCAGGATGGTATACAACCTTTCGTGGATATACATCGCCAGTGTCTTCTGCGACAAGATTCATACCCTCTGTCGCGATATATTCGTGTGCAAATTCTATATTCCGCAGTCCGATATCCGTCATATTCGTGAGAATTTTTCCGCCACCAAATATTTTTACTTCCAGATTTTCGCGTTTCCCACCATTCTTGAGTATGGCGTTTATGAGATGTTCCATCGCATAGTTTCCATAGCGCGCCGCATCAGTCGATTTTCCCAGAGCGGCACTATCATCACCCGACGCCGGCAACATGAAATGATTCATACCACCTACACCTAGCTTCCTATCTCTGATACACGCCGAAATACAAGACCCCAAAACAGTTGTAATGATTTCGTCCGAAATTGTTACGTAGTATTGTCCGGGCATAATCTTGGCGCCCCAAAGTCCACGCGTTTTATCCCAGTAACGATTGATGTGCTCGAATCCGCGCAGGACTCTCGGCATATCATATGTGGGCATAGGTATCATATTGGCCATTAGCGAATTCTCTGATATATAGTGTTCCCTATCAGATTAAATCGGTCGCTGACTTTGAACATTGACTCTGAATGACCAAGGAATATGTAACCATCGGGACGAAGTATTTCAGCGTAACGATCAAACAGGCCACGCTGTGTCTCCTTGTCGAAATAGATCACTACATTACGACAAAAAATCAGATCGAAAGGCCCTTTCATTGGCCAGCCCTTCATCAGATTGAGCTGGTTGAACGTGATGAGGTCGCCAAGTTCGCGTGCAATACGCACTGTACCAGAGTGATCACCTCGACCTCTTCTGAACCAACGACGTTTACGCTGATCACTTAAACCGGCAATGCGTTCTTCGTCGTAGACACCGCTCTTACCTTTTGCGAGTACATTGGTATCCAGATCTGTTGCCAGTATTTTCACATCCCAGGTTGCGATATCCTGAATCGTCTCCTTCAAGGCAATCGCAATTGAATAAGGCTCTTCTCCTGTGGAACAACCTGCCGACCAAATTCGTAATCGACGCGAGTGCTGATTTGCCTGTATCAAACCCGGAATGGCTACTTTCTTCAAAAATTCGAAATGATGATTTTCGCGAAAGAACGAGGTGAGATTCGTGGTTATTGCATTTATGAAATTGACTAACTCGCCGGTCGTATCACCTTGTACAAATTTAAGATAGTCTTTGAACGACCGCATATCGAGTTCTCGTAGCCGCCTCGTGAGGCGGCCGTATACGAGATTCTTTTTTGCGTCAGAAAGATTTATTCCTGTCTGTTCTTTAACAAACGTCCTTATTTTCGCGAAATCAGACTCCGTGAAGTGAAATTCACGGTCCCCGTTAAGGGCGTGTGCTTGATTTGACATTGCATTCTACTCACTTGGATCAGAACTCTTCCCATTGCCCATCATCATCGCCACTAGCCTGCGGACGTGGACGCGCTGCTGGTTTGGCTGCTGCTCGTGCTACAGGTGCCGCAGCGGGTCGTGGTGTGCTGGCAACCTTAGGTTTAGCCGTAGGCGCTGATCCCATCCTGCCTGGTAACGATGAGCTCTCATCTATCTTGAAGTACGAAACCAGATCACTCAGACCGCGTGCCTGTTCATCCATTGACTCACTGGCGGCTGCCGCCTCTTCAACAAGCGCCGCGTTTTGCTGAGTTACCTGATCCATCTGGGTAACAGCTTTGTTGACTTGCTCGATACCTGAGCTCTGCTCCTGACTTGCAGCAGCGATTTCGGCAATGATGTCGCTTACCTTCTTAACTGCGGCAACAATTTCCTGTAGCGTTTGCCCGGATTGATCGACGAGCTTGCTTCCATCGCTGACTTTTTCCACGCTATCCTGAATCAATGCTTTGATTTCTTTCGCAGCACCCGCGCTTCGTTGCGCAAGATTTCTAACCTCTCCCGCAACTACCGCAAAACCACGTCCTTGCTCACCCGCACGTGCAGCTTCCACAGCGGCGTTAAGTGCAAGCAGATTGGTCTGGAAGGCAATCTCATCGATTACGCCGATGATGTCTGCGATCTTCTTACTACTACTATTGATTTCAGTCATGGCAGAGATGGCTCTCGTTACCACATCGCCACCTTTTTCTGCCTGCTCTCTTGCACCCGCAGCGAGCTGATTAGCTTGACGCGCATTATCTGCGTTTTGCTTAACCGTACCGGTTAACTCTTCCATACTTGAAGCTGTTTCTTCAAGCGAAGATGCCTGCTCTTCTGTACGCTGACTCAAATCTGAGTTGCCCTGTGCGATCTCACCCGCAGCATTCACGATATTGACAGATGAAGATTGTATCTGAGAAACCATGTTTTTCAGGTTTGACATCGACTGATTCAGAGAATCGCGCATGTCTGCGAACTCACCTTCATACTCGCCCGTCATCATAGCGCGCAGATCACCCTCTGAAAGTGATTTGATTACGCGGGTAGACTCGCGAATCGGTTTTACAACTGTTTCTAGTAGCTCGTTGATACCTGTACCGAGATTACGCATAAATCCTTGATAGTCGTCAACACTCAATCTCTCATTCAATTGTCCGTTCATTGCGGAACCAATCAAGTGTTCAATCTGACGTTCTGCGTCTTTCTGTTCAGTGATGTCTTCCCACTGAACCATGTTACCCATGTACTCTCCGCTTGGTCCCTTGATCGCAGATGCATTTACCCGGAAACTTAGTCCAGCCACTTCCATTTCGGCTGAAGCAGGCAGGCGTGACATATCAGCAAGCAATTGACGCTGGTGGGCTGGGTTCTTGTGGAACTGATCAATACACTGACCAACAATATTGTTTACGTCAAAACCAGGGAAGGTCTGGCGCAAATCTGATTGACGAAGACGGAACATATTGACAACGGCCGGGTTAACGTAGGTGATATTTAAATTCTCATCACACAACATTAGATTTGCAGTTGCACCTTGAACCGCTGAGGTCAAACGTGCGACTTCGATTTCCTTGCGGCGCAGCTCAGTAACATCTGACCACTCAAGTGTATTACCTATATAGTTTCCATCCAGATCTTGCATTAGGCCTACGCGGATGTGGAAAGTCAGCGGTCCTACCTGAATATCGGCTTCATAAGGGAGGTTGCGTGGATCATCAAGTAAGCGACGCTGATACGCAGGATTTTTATGGAAGGTATCAATACAGGTACCGACAGCTTTTTCTACCCTAAATCCCGGATAAATTGTCTTCAACGTTGCCTCATGCTCGGACAATAAAATCTTTGTTGACTCGTTGGCATAGGTGATATTGAAATCACGATCTATCATCATCATCGCTGTCTGTGCGCCATCAACAGCTCGCTGCAGACGGAATGCGTCTTCTTCTTTCATACGACGCTCAGTAACATCATGCCACTGGACAACATATCCTAGACGATTTCCGTCATTATCCGAGAGAACACGTGTTTCATGTTCGAACACAAAGCGTCCTGGCTTAATCTCGCCTTTACGCTTTTCTCCCGGACGCAGCCCGTGAAGAATATCTTTGATCGCTTGAGGATTTTTGTGATACCGATGAATACTGCCACCGATAACGCTACCAACACTGAAGCCTGGCAGATAGGAAGCGAGTTCTCCTTCAATTTCAGTGAGAACTTCGACAGCGCGTCTATTGACGAAAACAATATTTTCGTTTTCGTCTGCAATCATGATATTAAGTGGCGCATGCTCCATAATGCCTTTCAGCACACCAAGATCGCTAAATATTGCGCCTCCTGGTCCTGAAACACCCATCATCTTTTTCGCACTCGCTGCCATCGGTTTTTCCTCTTTATAAGCTTTTAACATTGTCTCTGCTACTACGTTTAATGCCTGCGTCCAGGCGTCTTCCAGTTCTTCCGACCAAAGATCGCCTGCCAGTTCTTCCATTACGCCAAGTAAGACTTTGGCGACTGCCGGATAGTGCTCAGCCACTGCTCCGTAATTCTTGTGCCGTTTACCCAATGCCTTCAGCGCTTTTTGTAATTCCGCGGGTTTCCGAAGACTGTTGACGACAAGACTTATCGCAGCGAGCAATTTTTTGTGCTGTTCTTCGATAGTAGTATTTGCGAACAGCGGCTTCACTCCCGGATATTGTTCAAACAATTCATTATAAAAACGTCTGGTCAACTCCTCGCCCATAGGCGCCAGCGCCTGAAAACTACTTTCTAATAACTCTACGTTTAGTCCCATGTCTTTATTACCTGTCTTCTTGGCTGGCTTCTTCACTTGTGCCGGACTTGCCGAAGTACCTGCCGAATTTACCGTGTCGTCATTCATCCATGCCAGTGGATCAAACCCCAGTCCACCATTTTCATTTTCCGACTTCTTGTCGCTGTCAGACATCTTTAACTCCTCAAACTGCTATCCCAGATACGCCATGCCGGCCAACATCTGCTCAATCCAGCGCATCACGCCTGCGGGCTTTTTATTAACTTTTCTCGCCAATACAGAACTCATGCTTCCATCACTCGACGTTTGGCCAAGTCTAGAGCAAGCGATCCATAGTCGCGTGCACCGGTGCTATTGTGCTTATAATCAAAAATGGTTTTGCCGAAGCTTGGACTCTCCGCCAAAGACACAGACTCGCGCACTGGTGTCTGCAGTACCTGCTTTGGAAAATGCTCCATTAACTTGTATACAACGTCTTGCGCTAATCTGCGACGTGACTGGAATCGAGTGACTACCAACCACTTTTTTAACTTAAGATCTAGACGTTGTTCGATGTGCTTTATGATGCCCATCAATCGCGCCAGTCCCTGCAAAGAAAGAAAGTCACTGGAAACAGGAATCAGCAGTTCTTTGGCCGCCAACAACGCATTCATTCCCAACAAACCAGCAGAAGGAGGACAATCGATAATAATGAAGTCAAAGCGCATCGTTATTGTGCCCAGTGCCTCGGTAAGGCGAAATCCTCGTTTCTTGTCCGCAT is part of the Gammaproteobacteria bacterium genome and harbors:
- the cheD gene encoding chemoreceptor glutamine deamidase CheD, coding for MANMIPMPTYDMPRVLRGFEHINRYWDKTRGLWGAKIMPGQYYVTISDEIITTVLGSCISACIRDRKLGVGGMNHFMLPASGDDSAALGKSTDAARYGNYAMEHLINAILKNGGKRENLEVKIFGGGKILTNMTDIGLRNIEFAHEYIATEGMNLVAEDTGDVYPRKVVYHPATGKAHIKRLRSMHNDSVVSRERDYMQDINKKPVQGDIELF
- a CDS encoding protein-glutamate O-methyltransferase yields the protein MSNQAHALNGDREFHFTESDFAKIRTFVKEQTGINLSDAKKNLVYGRLTRRLRELDMRSFKDYLKFVQGDTTGELVNFINAITTNLTSFFRENHHFEFLKKVAIPGLIQANQHSRRLRIWSAGCSTGEEPYSIAIALKETIQDIATWDVKILATDLDTNVLAKGKSGVYDEERIAGLSDQRKRRWFRRGRGDHSGTVRIARELGDLITFNQLNLMKGWPMKGPFDLIFCRNVVIYFDKETQRGLFDRYAEILRPDGYIFLGHSESMFKVSDRFNLIGNTIYQRIR
- a CDS encoding ParA family protein — its product is MRVIAVINQKGGVGKTTTAMNVAHALSLEGKRVLLIDLDSQSHLTASLGLLKRGQQGMDAVLNGEADIEDVMQEVRKKMFVIPAGEKLGELEFVSDADKKRGFRLTEALGTITMRFDFIIIDCPPSAGLLGMNALLAAKELLIPVSSDFLSLQGLARLMGIIKHIEQRLDLKLKKWLVVTRFQSRRRLAQDVVYKLMEHFPKQVLQTPVRESVSLAESPSFGKTIFDYKHNSTGARDYGSLALDLAKRRVMEA